Part of the Streptomyces sp. RFCAC02 genome is shown below.
ACGGCGCGCTCCCCGCCGCGTCAGCCTCCACCGTGTCCCGCAGCGCGGCGAGCCACCGCAGCTTGTACGCGAAGTGCGGGTGGCCGACCTCCCGGCCGTTCGGCACGTACACGGACCACACGCGCACCCCGCCGCAGGTGGCGGCGACCGCGCGGCGCTCCGCCACCCCGTCGTACTCGGGGCAGCCGGGGAAGCCGTGGGTCACCCCGTCGAGGCCGACGCGGGAGACGACGGCCACGCCGTTCCAGCGGCCGTCGGCGTGGACCGCCGCCTCGTACCCGGCGGCGCGGAGCGTGTCGGCGGGAAAGGCGTCCGTGTCGCACTTGAGCTCCTGCAGGCACAGCACGTCCGTGCCGGTGCGCTCAAGCCAGGACAGCAGCCGCTCGCGGCGGACGGTGATCGAGTTGACGTTCCAGGTGGCGATACGCATGGGGACACTTCCGGACGGGCGCGGCGGTGCGCGGCGGGGGAGTCAGACGGTGACGGACGTGCCGGGGGCGATCCGGTCGTAGACGGTGGGGGCGACGCCGACCCCGTCGGGGCCGAGCATCCTCGTGAAGAGACCGAGGCCCGTGTCGTTGAGGAGGCCGTCGTGCACGGCGTAGGCGTGGTCGGCGCCGACGGCGCGCACGTAGTCCACGACCTCGGAGAGCTTGTTCCACGGGGCGTGGACGGGCAGCAGCAGCGTCCGCACGGGCCGCTCGGGGACGGTCAGCGCGTCCCCGGGGTGGAAGAGGGCGCCGTCGTCGATGACGTATCCGACGTTGGTGATGCGGGGGATGTCGGGGTGGATGACGGCGTGCAGCTCGCCGTGGACCTCCACGGAGAAGCCGGCGG
Proteins encoded:
- a CDS encoding exodeoxyribonuclease III — encoded protein: MRIATWNVNSITVRRERLLSWLERTGTDVLCLQELKCDTDAFPADTLRAAGYEAAVHADGRWNGVAVVSRVGLDGVTHGFPGCPEYDGVAERRAVAATCGGVRVWSVYVPNGREVGHPHFAYKLRWLAALRDTVEADAAGSAPFAVLGDFNVAPEDADVWDISLFEGATHVTAEERAALAALRGTGLTDVMPRPLKYDRPFTYWDYRQLGFPKNRGMRIDLVYGNAAFAGAVSDAYVDREERKGKGASDHAPVVVDLDV
- a CDS encoding MBL fold metallo-hydrolase, whose product is MELTKKGHACVRLTRAGRTLVIDPGAFSEPDAAAGADAVLITHEHPDHFDEGRLRAVLDGSPATELWTLRSVADQLSAAFPGRVHTVGHGDTFEAAGFSVEVHGELHAVIHPDIPRITNVGYVIDDGALFHPGDALTVPERPVRTLLLPVHAPWNKLSEVVDYVRAVGADHAYAVHDGLLNDTGLGLFTRMLGPDGVGVAPTVYDRIAPGTSVTV